The proteins below come from a single Miscanthus floridulus cultivar M001 chromosome 1, ASM1932011v1, whole genome shotgun sequence genomic window:
- the LOC136543463 gene encoding alpha-N-acetylglucosaminidase-like isoform X1, translating into MRPSPPRRLPLAPFLLLLTLLSPPRAAAAAGGPSAWVALRGAAGSRKASPAEKEAAAAGLLRRLLPSHAGSFSFRIDSKGAVCGQSSCFSISNVVDGSAKGGAEILIQGTTGVELASGLHWYLKYWCGAHISWDKTGGAQLASIPSPGSLPRVQGKGVKIERPVPWNYYQNVVTSSYSFVWWDWKRWEKEIDWMALQGINLPLAFTGQESIWQKVFKSFNVTDRDLADFFGGPAFLAWARMGNLHGWGGPLSQNWLDQQLALQKKILSRMIELGMVPVLPSFSGNVPAVFAKLFPSANITRLGDWNTVDANPKWCCTYLLDPSDSLFIDVGQAFIRQQIKEYGDVTNIYNCDTFNENTPPTDEPAYISSLGSAIYEAMSRGNKNAVWLMQGWLFYSDSAFWKEPQMKALLHSVPIGKMIVLDLFADVKPIWKMSSQFYGVPYIWCMLHNFGGNIEMYGILDSISSGPIDARISYNSTMIGVGMCMEGIEHNPVVYELMSEMAFHDKKVEVEDWLKTYSYRRYGQANAEIEKAWRYLYHTIYNCTDGIADHNKDYIVEFPDISPSSVSSQLSKRRGMSIMRNHRRFFLSEVSGSLPHPHLWYSTKEAIKALELFLDAGSVFSKSLTYRYDLVDLTRQCLSKLANEVYLDALSSYQKKDSNGLNAHTRKFLEIIVDIDTLLAADDNFLLGPWLESAKSLAITEKERQQYEWNARTQVTMWYDNTETEQSKLHDYANKFWSGLLKSYYLPRASKYFAYLTRSLQENQSFQLEEWRKDWISYSNEWQSGKEVYAVEATGDALAIARSLYRKYLRS; encoded by the exons ATGAGGCCCTCGCCGCCGCGGCGCCTCCCCCTGGCTCCCTTCCTCCTGCTGCTCACGCTCCTCTCGCCGcctcgagcggcggcggcggcgggcggcccgTCCGCGTGGGTGGCGCTCCGCGGGGCGGCGGGCAGCCGAAAGGCGTCTCCGGCGGAGAAGGAAGCGGCGGCCGCGGGGCTCCTCCGCCGGCTGCTCCCTTCCCACGCGGGCAGCTTCAGCTTCCGGATCGACTCCAAG GGCGCCGTCTGCGGTCAATCAAGCTGCTTCAGTATAAGCAACGTCGTTGACGGCTCGGCCAAAGGTGGAGCGGAGATTCT GATACAGGGAACCACAGGTGTTGAGCTTGCATCTGGCCTACATTGGTATTTGAAATACTGGTGTGGCGCACATATCTCCTGGGACAAGACTGGGGGTGCCCAGCTGGCATCGATTCCTTCTCCTGGATCTCTGCCACGGGTGCAGGGCAAGGGAGTCAAGATTGAGCGCCCTGTTCCATGGAATTACTATCAGAATGTCGTCACTTCTAGCT ACTCCTTTGTGTGGTGGGACTGGAAAAGATGGGAGAAAGAAATTGACTGGATGGCACTTCAAGGAATTAACTTGCCTTTAGCATTTACTGGACAGGAATCTATCTGGCAGAAGGTTTTTAAG AGTTTTAATGTTACCGACAGAGATTTAGCTGATTTTTTCGGTGGACCAGCTTTCCTGGCTTGGGCTAGAATGGGGAACTTGCATGG CTGGGGTGGACCACTGTCACAAAACTGGTTGGATCAACAATTGGCATTGCAGAAGAAAATACTATCCCGGATGATTGAGCTTGGGATGGTCCCTG TTCTTCCATCGTTCTCAGGAAATGTTCCAGCTGTTTTCGCAAAATTATTTCCATCAGCCAATATTACCCGGCTTGGTGATTG GAATACAGTTGATGCTAATCCTAAGTGGTGCTGCACTTATCTTCTTGATCCTTCTGATTCATTGTTTATAGATGTGGGGCAGGCTTTTATCAGGCAACAGATAAAAG AGTACGGCGATGTAACCAACATCTATAACTG TGACACATTCAATGAGAATACCCCACCAACAGATGAACCAGCATATATTTCATCACTTGGTTCTGCTATCTATGAAGCAATGTCCCGAGGTAACAAGAATGCAGTGTGGTTAATGCAG GGTTGGTTATTCTACTCAGATTCTGCATTCTGGAAGGAGCCACAAATGAAA GCACTACTTCACTCTGTTCCAATTGGTAAGATGATAGTTCTCGATTTATTTGCTGATGTCAAGCCCATTTGGAAAATGTCCTCTCAGTTCTACGGCGTACCATACATCTG GTGCATGTTACACAACTTTGGTGGGAACATTGAAATGTATGGCATACTTGATTCAATTTCATCTGGCCCCATTGATGCTCGTATAAGTTACAATTCAACAATG ATTGGCGTTGGCATGTGCATGGAGGGAATAGAGCACAATCCAGTTGTTTATGAACTTATGTCTGAAATGGCATTTCATGATAAGAAGGTTGAGGTTGAG GATTGGTTAAAAACATACTCCTATAGGAGATATGGTCAAGCAAATGCTGAAATAGAGAAAGCTTGGAGATATTTGTATCATACAATATACAATTGCACTGATGGAATTGCG GACCATAATAAAGACTATATAGTTGAATTTCCAGACATAAGTCCCAGCTCAGTTAGTTCTCAGCTTTCTAAACGAAGGGGTATGTCAATTATGAGAAACCATAGGAGGTTTTTCTTAAGTGAGGTGTCTGGAAGCCTACCGCATCCGCATCTATGGTATTCTACGAAGGAGGCTATCAAAGCCCTTGAACTATTTCTTGATGCAGGAAGCGTATTTTCAAAAAGTCTCACATATAG GTATGACCTTGTCGACCTAACTAGGCAGTGCCTATCCAAACTAGCAAATGAAGTGTACCTTGATGCTCTGAGTTCGTACCAAAAGAAAGATTCAAATGGCCTGAATGCTCACACGAGGAAATTTCTTGAGATCATCGTGGATATTGATACACTACTAGCTGCTGATGATAACTTTCTGCTGGGCCCCTGGCTGGAAAGTGCCAAAAGCCTTGCTATAACTGAAAAGGAACGCCAGCAG TACGAGTGGAACGCCAGAACACAGGTGACGATGTGGTATGACAACACAGAGACCGAGCAGAGTAAACTGCATGACTACG CCAATAAGTTCTGGAGCGGGCTGCTGAAGAGCTATTACCTTCCAAGGGCGTCAAAATACTTCGCCTACTTAACAAGGAGCCTGCAAGAGAACCAGAGCTTCCAGCTGGAGGAATGGAGGAAGGATTGGATCTCATACTCCAACGAGTGGCAGTCTGGGAAGGAGGTGTACGCCGTGGAGGCCACGGGTGATGCTTTGGCCATTGCCAGGTCACTCTACAGAAAATACTTGAGGTCTTGA
- the LOC136543463 gene encoding alpha-N-acetylglucosaminidase-like isoform X3 yields MSSLLAHSIDSFVWWDWKRWEKEIDWMALQGINLPLAFTGQESIWQKVFKSFNVTDRDLADFFGGPAFLAWARMGNLHGWGGPLSQNWLDQQLALQKKILSRMIELGMVPVLPSFSGNVPAVFAKLFPSANITRLGDWNTVDANPKWCCTYLLDPSDSLFIDVGQAFIRQQIKEYGDVTNIYNCDTFNENTPPTDEPAYISSLGSAIYEAMSRGNKNAVWLMQGWLFYSDSAFWKEPQMKALLHSVPIGKMIVLDLFADVKPIWKMSSQFYGVPYIWCMLHNFGGNIEMYGILDSISSGPIDARISYNSTMIGVGMCMEGIEHNPVVYELMSEMAFHDKKVEVEDWLKTYSYRRYGQANAEIEKAWRYLYHTIYNCTDGIADHNKDYIVEFPDISPSSVSSQLSKRRGMSIMRNHRRFFLSEVSGSLPHPHLWYSTKEAIKALELFLDAGSVFSKSLTYRYDLVDLTRQCLSKLANEVYLDALSSYQKKDSNGLNAHTRKFLEIIVDIDTLLAADDNFLLGPWLESAKSLAITEKERQQYEWNARTQVTMWYDNTETEQSKLHDYANKFWSGLLKSYYLPRASKYFAYLTRSLQENQSFQLEEWRKDWISYSNEWQSGKEVYAVEATGDALAIARSLYRKYLRS; encoded by the exons ATGTCGTCACTTCTAGCT CATTCTATAGACTCCTTTGTGTGGTGGGACTGGAAAAGATGGGAGAAAGAAATTGACTGGATGGCACTTCAAGGAATTAACTTGCCTTTAGCATTTACTGGACAGGAATCTATCTGGCAGAAGGTTTTTAAG AGTTTTAATGTTACCGACAGAGATTTAGCTGATTTTTTCGGTGGACCAGCTTTCCTGGCTTGGGCTAGAATGGGGAACTTGCATGG CTGGGGTGGACCACTGTCACAAAACTGGTTGGATCAACAATTGGCATTGCAGAAGAAAATACTATCCCGGATGATTGAGCTTGGGATGGTCCCTG TTCTTCCATCGTTCTCAGGAAATGTTCCAGCTGTTTTCGCAAAATTATTTCCATCAGCCAATATTACCCGGCTTGGTGATTG GAATACAGTTGATGCTAATCCTAAGTGGTGCTGCACTTATCTTCTTGATCCTTCTGATTCATTGTTTATAGATGTGGGGCAGGCTTTTATCAGGCAACAGATAAAAG AGTACGGCGATGTAACCAACATCTATAACTG TGACACATTCAATGAGAATACCCCACCAACAGATGAACCAGCATATATTTCATCACTTGGTTCTGCTATCTATGAAGCAATGTCCCGAGGTAACAAGAATGCAGTGTGGTTAATGCAG GGTTGGTTATTCTACTCAGATTCTGCATTCTGGAAGGAGCCACAAATGAAA GCACTACTTCACTCTGTTCCAATTGGTAAGATGATAGTTCTCGATTTATTTGCTGATGTCAAGCCCATTTGGAAAATGTCCTCTCAGTTCTACGGCGTACCATACATCTG GTGCATGTTACACAACTTTGGTGGGAACATTGAAATGTATGGCATACTTGATTCAATTTCATCTGGCCCCATTGATGCTCGTATAAGTTACAATTCAACAATG ATTGGCGTTGGCATGTGCATGGAGGGAATAGAGCACAATCCAGTTGTTTATGAACTTATGTCTGAAATGGCATTTCATGATAAGAAGGTTGAGGTTGAG GATTGGTTAAAAACATACTCCTATAGGAGATATGGTCAAGCAAATGCTGAAATAGAGAAAGCTTGGAGATATTTGTATCATACAATATACAATTGCACTGATGGAATTGCG GACCATAATAAAGACTATATAGTTGAATTTCCAGACATAAGTCCCAGCTCAGTTAGTTCTCAGCTTTCTAAACGAAGGGGTATGTCAATTATGAGAAACCATAGGAGGTTTTTCTTAAGTGAGGTGTCTGGAAGCCTACCGCATCCGCATCTATGGTATTCTACGAAGGAGGCTATCAAAGCCCTTGAACTATTTCTTGATGCAGGAAGCGTATTTTCAAAAAGTCTCACATATAG GTATGACCTTGTCGACCTAACTAGGCAGTGCCTATCCAAACTAGCAAATGAAGTGTACCTTGATGCTCTGAGTTCGTACCAAAAGAAAGATTCAAATGGCCTGAATGCTCACACGAGGAAATTTCTTGAGATCATCGTGGATATTGATACACTACTAGCTGCTGATGATAACTTTCTGCTGGGCCCCTGGCTGGAAAGTGCCAAAAGCCTTGCTATAACTGAAAAGGAACGCCAGCAG TACGAGTGGAACGCCAGAACACAGGTGACGATGTGGTATGACAACACAGAGACCGAGCAGAGTAAACTGCATGACTACG CCAATAAGTTCTGGAGCGGGCTGCTGAAGAGCTATTACCTTCCAAGGGCGTCAAAATACTTCGCCTACTTAACAAGGAGCCTGCAAGAGAACCAGAGCTTCCAGCTGGAGGAATGGAGGAAGGATTGGATCTCATACTCCAACGAGTGGCAGTCTGGGAAGGAGGTGTACGCCGTGGAGGCCACGGGTGATGCTTTGGCCATTGCCAGGTCACTCTACAGAAAATACTTGAGGTCTTGA
- the LOC136543463 gene encoding alpha-N-acetylglucosaminidase-like isoform X2 translates to MRPSPPRRLPLAPFLLLLTLLSPPRAAAAAGGPSAWVALRGAAGSRKASPAEKEAAAAGLLRRLLPSHAGSFSFRIDSKGAVCGQSSCFSISNVVDGSAKGGAEILIQGTTGVELASGLHWYLKYWCGAHISWDKTGGAQLASIPSPGSLPRVQGKGVKIERPVPWNYYQNVVTSSYSFVWWDWKRWEKEIDWMALQGINLPLAFTGQESIWQKVFKSFNVTDRDLADFFGGPAFLAWARMGNLHGWGGPLSQNWLDQQLALQKKILSRMIELGMVPVLPSFSGNVPAVFAKLFPSANITRLGDWNTVDANPKWCCTYLLDPSDSLFIDVGQAFIRQQIKEYGDVTNIYNCDTFNENTPPTDEPAYISSLGSAIYEAMSRGNKNAVWLMQGWLFYSDSAFWKEPQMKALLHSVPIGKMIVLDLFADVKPIWKMSSQFYGVPYIWCMLHNFGGNIEMYGILDSISSGPIDARISYNSTMIGVGMCMEGIEHNPVVYELMSEMAFHDKKVEVEDWLKTYSYRRYGQANAEIEKAWRYLYHTIYNCTDGIADHNKDYIVEFPDISPSSVSSQLSKRRGMSIMRNHRRFFLSEVSGSLPHPHLWYSTKEAIKALELFLDAGSVFSKSLTYRQCLSKLANEVYLDALSSYQKKDSNGLNAHTRKFLEIIVDIDTLLAADDNFLLGPWLESAKSLAITEKERQQYEWNARTQVTMWYDNTETEQSKLHDYANKFWSGLLKSYYLPRASKYFAYLTRSLQENQSFQLEEWRKDWISYSNEWQSGKEVYAVEATGDALAIARSLYRKYLRS, encoded by the exons ATGAGGCCCTCGCCGCCGCGGCGCCTCCCCCTGGCTCCCTTCCTCCTGCTGCTCACGCTCCTCTCGCCGcctcgagcggcggcggcggcgggcggcccgTCCGCGTGGGTGGCGCTCCGCGGGGCGGCGGGCAGCCGAAAGGCGTCTCCGGCGGAGAAGGAAGCGGCGGCCGCGGGGCTCCTCCGCCGGCTGCTCCCTTCCCACGCGGGCAGCTTCAGCTTCCGGATCGACTCCAAG GGCGCCGTCTGCGGTCAATCAAGCTGCTTCAGTATAAGCAACGTCGTTGACGGCTCGGCCAAAGGTGGAGCGGAGATTCT GATACAGGGAACCACAGGTGTTGAGCTTGCATCTGGCCTACATTGGTATTTGAAATACTGGTGTGGCGCACATATCTCCTGGGACAAGACTGGGGGTGCCCAGCTGGCATCGATTCCTTCTCCTGGATCTCTGCCACGGGTGCAGGGCAAGGGAGTCAAGATTGAGCGCCCTGTTCCATGGAATTACTATCAGAATGTCGTCACTTCTAGCT ACTCCTTTGTGTGGTGGGACTGGAAAAGATGGGAGAAAGAAATTGACTGGATGGCACTTCAAGGAATTAACTTGCCTTTAGCATTTACTGGACAGGAATCTATCTGGCAGAAGGTTTTTAAG AGTTTTAATGTTACCGACAGAGATTTAGCTGATTTTTTCGGTGGACCAGCTTTCCTGGCTTGGGCTAGAATGGGGAACTTGCATGG CTGGGGTGGACCACTGTCACAAAACTGGTTGGATCAACAATTGGCATTGCAGAAGAAAATACTATCCCGGATGATTGAGCTTGGGATGGTCCCTG TTCTTCCATCGTTCTCAGGAAATGTTCCAGCTGTTTTCGCAAAATTATTTCCATCAGCCAATATTACCCGGCTTGGTGATTG GAATACAGTTGATGCTAATCCTAAGTGGTGCTGCACTTATCTTCTTGATCCTTCTGATTCATTGTTTATAGATGTGGGGCAGGCTTTTATCAGGCAACAGATAAAAG AGTACGGCGATGTAACCAACATCTATAACTG TGACACATTCAATGAGAATACCCCACCAACAGATGAACCAGCATATATTTCATCACTTGGTTCTGCTATCTATGAAGCAATGTCCCGAGGTAACAAGAATGCAGTGTGGTTAATGCAG GGTTGGTTATTCTACTCAGATTCTGCATTCTGGAAGGAGCCACAAATGAAA GCACTACTTCACTCTGTTCCAATTGGTAAGATGATAGTTCTCGATTTATTTGCTGATGTCAAGCCCATTTGGAAAATGTCCTCTCAGTTCTACGGCGTACCATACATCTG GTGCATGTTACACAACTTTGGTGGGAACATTGAAATGTATGGCATACTTGATTCAATTTCATCTGGCCCCATTGATGCTCGTATAAGTTACAATTCAACAATG ATTGGCGTTGGCATGTGCATGGAGGGAATAGAGCACAATCCAGTTGTTTATGAACTTATGTCTGAAATGGCATTTCATGATAAGAAGGTTGAGGTTGAG GATTGGTTAAAAACATACTCCTATAGGAGATATGGTCAAGCAAATGCTGAAATAGAGAAAGCTTGGAGATATTTGTATCATACAATATACAATTGCACTGATGGAATTGCG GACCATAATAAAGACTATATAGTTGAATTTCCAGACATAAGTCCCAGCTCAGTTAGTTCTCAGCTTTCTAAACGAAGGGGTATGTCAATTATGAGAAACCATAGGAGGTTTTTCTTAAGTGAGGTGTCTGGAAGCCTACCGCATCCGCATCTATGGTATTCTACGAAGGAGGCTATCAAAGCCCTTGAACTATTTCTTGATGCAGGAAGCGTATTTTCAAAAAGTCTCACATATAG GCAGTGCCTATCCAAACTAGCAAATGAAGTGTACCTTGATGCTCTGAGTTCGTACCAAAAGAAAGATTCAAATGGCCTGAATGCTCACACGAGGAAATTTCTTGAGATCATCGTGGATATTGATACACTACTAGCTGCTGATGATAACTTTCTGCTGGGCCCCTGGCTGGAAAGTGCCAAAAGCCTTGCTATAACTGAAAAGGAACGCCAGCAG TACGAGTGGAACGCCAGAACACAGGTGACGATGTGGTATGACAACACAGAGACCGAGCAGAGTAAACTGCATGACTACG CCAATAAGTTCTGGAGCGGGCTGCTGAAGAGCTATTACCTTCCAAGGGCGTCAAAATACTTCGCCTACTTAACAAGGAGCCTGCAAGAGAACCAGAGCTTCCAGCTGGAGGAATGGAGGAAGGATTGGATCTCATACTCCAACGAGTGGCAGTCTGGGAAGGAGGTGTACGCCGTGGAGGCCACGGGTGATGCTTTGGCCATTGCCAGGTCACTCTACAGAAAATACTTGAGGTCTTGA